The following proteins come from a genomic window of Proteinivorax hydrogeniformans:
- a CDS encoding cation diffusion facilitator family transporter, protein MSKERYKEGLKVTVVGMIANILLTILKAVLGILSGSTALVADAAHSFTDIVGSGVVLGGLKWANQPADETHHYGHYKAESVVAKIIAIILVLTGGGIGYSAINVLLEGDIDVPGTVAIWALVISLFTKEGLFRYISFVGKKIQSSAVMADAWHQRTDALSSVAALVGVLGAILGLPFLDPAAGIIVSGMIMYSGARIFMDAVKELMDTAPEPETIEEIRGRVLEVKGLKELNDVKARWHGAKILVDLKICVDPKATVEKGHSIAAQAKEKLMSSMEDVGDVLIHVNPCNHIGDERNDEQCTACSRNKKGIKGVYIK, encoded by the coding sequence ATGTCAAAAGAAAGATATAAAGAGGGGCTTAAAGTTACGGTCGTTGGCATGATTGCAAATATTTTGCTAACAATTTTAAAAGCAGTTCTAGGAATTTTGTCAGGTAGCACCGCCCTTGTTGCCGATGCAGCTCACTCCTTTACCGACATTGTCGGAAGTGGAGTAGTTTTAGGAGGTCTAAAATGGGCTAATCAACCAGCAGATGAAACTCACCACTATGGCCATTATAAAGCTGAATCTGTTGTTGCCAAAATCATCGCTATTATCCTAGTGCTTACAGGTGGTGGAATTGGTTATTCAGCTATAAACGTGCTACTTGAAGGTGACATTGATGTGCCTGGTACTGTTGCCATTTGGGCCTTGGTTATTTCTCTTTTTACAAAAGAGGGGTTGTTTAGGTATATATCCTTTGTCGGAAAAAAAATCCAAAGCTCTGCTGTTATGGCTGACGCATGGCATCAAAGAACAGATGCCCTTTCTTCAGTAGCCGCTTTAGTAGGTGTGTTAGGGGCAATATTAGGGCTTCCCTTCTTAGATCCCGCTGCTGGTATTATTGTGTCTGGTATGATTATGTATAGCGGGGCGAGAATTTTTATGGATGCTGTAAAAGAGCTTATGGATACAGCTCCAGAGCCTGAAACTATAGAAGAGATAAGAGGAAGGGTACTGGAAGTAAAAGGCCTAAAAGAACTTAATGACGTAAAAGCTAGGTGGCATGGTGCCAAGATTTTAGTGGATCTAAAGATATGTGTAGACCCAAAGGCTACAGTTGAAAAAGGGCACTCTATCGCTGCACAAGCTAAAGAAAAACTTATGAGTTCTATGGAGGATGTTGGCGATGTTTTAATACACGTTAATCCGTGTAACCATATAGGAGATGAAAGAAATGATGAACAATGCACAGCATGCTCTAGAAACAAAAAGGGGATAAAAGGTGTTTATATTAAGTAG
- a CDS encoding PIG-L family deacetylase, whose product MFKKPSHFKLSRLTKNKGILVGLGVGATLSLAGYVAYNNFRKSVKPMDPDLAHQASKIMFEDVKNALVISPHPDDFIFFAGGTIKKLVNQGIYVTVVDVCEGEKGAQLVNYGSQRRDTQIRSQKQLGYGDLRFLHYPQFNVDQTQLMLDLRNIWHEINPDLVITFDPHFPLRAASHPDHMTVGKSALQLASDIGDNTKLYLYGSRKNTILVDIEETIEDKTRAYLYQKVNVPVYRNFYTKSIYKMARLSASNSSISLGESFRAFHNIHSFPY is encoded by the coding sequence ATGTTTAAAAAGCCAAGTCATTTTAAGTTATCCCGTTTAACCAAAAATAAAGGGATTCTAGTAGGGTTAGGAGTGGGAGCAACTCTTAGTTTGGCCGGATATGTTGCATATAACAACTTTCGCAAAAGCGTAAAGCCTATGGACCCAGATTTGGCTCATCAGGCTTCTAAAATTATGTTTGAAGATGTCAAAAACGCTTTAGTCATTTCACCCCATCCAGACGACTTTATTTTTTTCGCCGGTGGCACTATAAAAAAACTAGTCAACCAAGGTATATATGTTACAGTGGTAGATGTTTGCGAAGGGGAAAAAGGGGCTCAGCTAGTTAATTATGGCTCCCAGCGTAGGGATACCCAAATTAGATCACAAAAACAACTAGGCTACGGAGACCTGAGGTTTTTACATTACCCCCAGTTTAATGTTGATCAAACACAACTGATGCTAGATTTAAGGAATATCTGGCATGAAATAAATCCTGATCTTGTTATAACCTTTGATCCTCACTTTCCACTAAGGGCTGCATCACACCCAGATCACATGACAGTTGGAAAATCAGCATTGCAGCTAGCCTCTGACATAGGCGATAACACTAAATTATATCTATATGGCAGCAGAAAAAATACTATTTTGGTGGATATCGAGGAGACCATCGAAGATAAAACAAGGGCCTACCTATATCAAAAGGTAAATGTCCCTGTTTATCGAAATTTTTATACAAAAAGCATTTACAAAATGGCACG
- a CDS encoding LTA synthase family protein — protein MGVYFKKYVENCVHLKEVLLFSSLTLVKMVIFHYLMDLQSGILLITFNNFILILAIYFLVDLCSSKNRLRNLLIAHFLISVLFFVEKIYFSHFFTLIPIHSVYQMGQLGGVSESIMTLIRPVYFLFFMDFIALIFYYKQNPVKVKLQKKQRLAFFLVVISLILVTSLVSSSIVRSSGGMHTPYNLGVMSYHFFDIYNFVAGNNTADEQDVHEYIDEYINRTDLVHKDTFGLAKDKNIIVLQMESIHNFVIDLKVNGQYVTPVLNDLVLNDSFYFNNYFEQVSTGNTSDAEFISNNSFYPSSNVQTYSRYEENEFTAFPSLLKEQKGYSTFIFHGFEAEFWNRENFYTTQGIDHFVSMEDLEQDEIIGMGISDGSVFRQSMDYLVDTDKPFYAKYVTLTSHTPFRMEEDFKFLDLPEAYQDTLVGDYLQTVKYLDKMIGQFIENLKKHNLYEDSIIILYGDHKGLRVEEEETNELVSKLLGEPFKEGEMYKVPLIAHIPGSNVDETIETVGGMVDFYPTFANLVGLDLDGVPMLGRNLFNAKEGFSVIKNPLGRGSFVDDEKIFLMSSDGVFENSTAWDRVTREPVSLDDCKEGYKRALRHLKLSEYILDNNLITSSSN, from the coding sequence ATGGGGGTTTATTTTAAAAAGTACGTAGAAAACTGTGTTCATTTAAAAGAAGTTTTGTTGTTTAGTAGTTTAACATTAGTGAAAATGGTTATCTTTCATTATCTAATGGATTTGCAATCTGGAATTTTATTGATAACATTTAATAATTTTATACTTATTTTAGCAATATATTTTTTGGTTGATTTATGTTCTAGTAAAAATAGGTTAAGAAATTTGTTGATAGCTCATTTTTTAATCTCTGTATTGTTTTTTGTAGAAAAGATTTACTTTAGTCATTTTTTCACCTTGATACCTATACACAGTGTTTACCAAATGGGGCAACTAGGTGGGGTGTCAGAAAGTATTATGACTTTGATAAGGCCGGTGTATTTTTTATTTTTTATGGATTTTATTGCCCTGATTTTCTATTACAAACAAAATCCTGTAAAAGTAAAACTACAAAAAAAACAAAGGCTTGCTTTTTTCCTAGTTGTTATTTCGCTAATTTTAGTTACTAGTTTAGTAAGTTCAAGTATTGTTCGTTCCTCTGGAGGAATGCATACACCATATAACTTAGGTGTTATGAGCTATCACTTTTTTGATATTTATAATTTTGTAGCCGGAAACAATACGGCGGATGAGCAAGATGTCCATGAGTATATAGATGAATACATCAACAGAACTGACCTTGTTCATAAAGATACATTCGGCTTGGCAAAAGATAAAAACATCATTGTATTGCAGATGGAGTCTATCCACAATTTTGTGATTGATCTTAAGGTTAACGGTCAATATGTCACTCCTGTATTAAATGATTTGGTTTTGAATGATAGCTTTTATTTTAACAATTATTTTGAACAGGTCAGTACAGGCAATACTTCTGATGCTGAATTTATATCAAATAATTCTTTCTACCCTTCTTCAAACGTTCAAACTTATAGTAGGTACGAAGAAAATGAATTTACAGCTTTTCCTAGCTTGCTAAAAGAGCAAAAAGGATATTCTACTTTTATCTTTCATGGGTTTGAAGCAGAGTTTTGGAACCGGGAGAATTTTTACACTACACAGGGGATAGATCACTTCGTTAGCATGGAGGATTTAGAACAGGACGAAATAATTGGTATGGGTATTAGCGATGGCTCAGTTTTTAGACAATCTATGGACTATTTAGTTGATACTGATAAACCGTTTTATGCTAAGTATGTAACCTTAACCTCACATACACCTTTTAGGATGGAAGAGGATTTTAAATTTTTAGATTTGCCAGAGGCTTATCAAGACACGTTGGTTGGAGACTACTTACAAACAGTAAAGTATCTTGATAAAATGATAGGTCAATTTATTGAAAACCTTAAAAAACACAACCTTTACGAAGATTCCATTATTATTTTATACGGTGACCATAAAGGTCTTCGTGTAGAAGAGGAAGAAACTAATGAGCTGGTTTCAAAACTGCTAGGAGAACCTTTTAAAGAGGGCGAAATGTATAAGGTTCCTCTTATAGCCCATATTCCGGGCTCTAACGTCGATGAAACCATCGAAACCGTAGGAGGCATGGTTGATTTTTACCCTACTTTTGCAAATCTTGTAGGATTAGACTTAGATGGTGTTCCTATGTTAGGTAGAAACCTTTTTAATGCTAAGGAAGGTTTTTCGGTGATAAAAAACCCACTAGGAAGAGGGTCCTTTGTAGATGACGAAAAAATATTTTTAATGTCTAGCGATGGTGTTTTTGAAAATAGCACCGCTTGGGATAGAGTTACGAGAGAGCCAGTAAGTTTAGATGATTGTAAAGAAGGCTATAAGCGAGCTTTAAGACATTTAAAACTATCGGAGTATATACTTGATAACAACTTGATAACAAGTAGTAGTAATTAG
- the nth gene encoding endonuclease III gives MQNEHMVKVLNILDETYPDAKCGLNYTTAYELLVATILSAQCTDIRVNKVTARLFSKANTPDEILELGIDELKDEIKECGLFNNKSKNIISMSQDLVSKYKGQVPETQKELVKLGGVGRKTANVVLSNAFDVPAIAVDTHVFRVANRIGLASAKNVDQTEKQLMENLPKDWWSHGHHLIIHHGRNICTARKPKCDICPVYELCEFVNKKKH, from the coding sequence ATGCAAAATGAACACATGGTCAAAGTATTAAATATTTTAGACGAAACCTACCCTGATGCAAAATGTGGTTTAAATTACACAACAGCATATGAACTATTAGTAGCAACTATTTTGTCAGCACAATGTACCGATATAAGAGTAAACAAGGTGACTGCCAGACTATTTTCAAAAGCTAATACTCCTGATGAGATACTAGAGTTAGGAATTGATGAACTAAAAGATGAAATAAAAGAATGTGGGCTGTTTAACAACAAAAGCAAAAACATTATAAGTATGAGCCAAGACTTAGTTAGCAAGTATAAAGGGCAAGTACCAGAAACTCAAAAAGAGTTAGTAAAACTAGGTGGGGTAGGTAGAAAAACAGCTAATGTTGTACTGAGTAATGCTTTTGATGTACCAGCTATAGCTGTTGACACTCATGTATTTAGAGTAGCAAATAGAATAGGCTTAGCAAGTGCTAAAAACGTAGATCAAACAGAAAAGCAGCTGATGGAAAACCTGCCAAAAGACTGGTGGAGTCACGGGCATCACTTAATAATTCATCACGGTAGAAATATATGCACAGCTAGAAAACCTAAATGTGATATTTGTCCCGTTTATGAGCTTTGTGAGTTCGTGAACAAAAAGAAGCATTAA
- the trmL gene encoding tRNA (uridine(34)/cytosine(34)/5-carboxymethylaminomethyluridine(34)-2'-O)-methyltransferase TrmL: MFNIVLVEPEIPHNTGNIIRTCAATNSKLHLIEPLGFSLTDKNLKRAGLDYRDLARVFTYCGLEEFFEKNKDGTFYYLTTKVEKPYYKAKFKDGDFLLFGKETAGLPEDLIFSNADTAITVPMTNDARSLNLSNTVALVVYEALRQTGFKF, encoded by the coding sequence ATGTTTAATATTGTTTTGGTGGAGCCAGAGATACCTCACAACACAGGGAACATCATTAGAACTTGCGCAGCTACAAATTCAAAGCTGCATTTAATAGAACCGTTAGGTTTTTCCCTCACTGATAAAAATTTAAAAAGAGCAGGTTTAGATTACCGTGATTTAGCAAGAGTATTTACATATTGTGGTTTAGAGGAATTCTTCGAAAAAAATAAGGATGGAACATTCTATTACCTAACAACTAAAGTGGAAAAACCCTACTATAAAGCTAAATTTAAGGATGGGGACTTTTTACTCTTTGGAAAAGAAACAGCTGGTCTACCAGAAGACTTAATCTTTTCAAACGCAGATACAGCTATAACAGTTCCTATGACCAACGATGCCCGTTCTCTCAATTTATCTAATACAGTAGCTTTAGTTGTTTATGAGGCCTTGAGGCAGACTGGTTTTAAATTTTAA
- a CDS encoding transcriptional repressor: MSTQQRMTKQRRKILEVLKSTTCHPTADWIYNEVKKEMPTISLGTVYRNLSVLKTKGEILELNYGSTFSRYDGNPTNHYHFTCNKCLKVYDVDIPLQSKLNDQINHVNGHKVDDHRIEFYGTCRECLDKKDDQTLN, encoded by the coding sequence TTGAGTACACAACAAAGAATGACAAAACAAAGAAGAAAAATATTAGAAGTGTTAAAATCAACTACCTGTCACCCCACTGCAGATTGGATTTATAATGAAGTTAAAAAAGAGATGCCAACTATAAGCCTAGGTACTGTATACAGGAATTTAAGTGTTTTAAAAACAAAAGGCGAGATTTTAGAACTTAATTACGGCAGTACTTTTAGTAGGTACGATGGTAATCCTACTAATCATTATCATTTTACCTGTAACAAGTGTCTTAAAGTTTACGATGTTGATATCCCACTTCAAAGCAAACTTAATGATCAAATTAATCATGTAAATGGACATAAGGTCGATGACCATAGAATAGAGTTTTATGGCACATGCCGTGAATGCCTAGATAAAAAAGATGATCAAACGTTAAACTAA
- a CDS encoding DUF4438 domain-containing protein: MLKINKEKLVMQSVCGEISHPRARSYRFDTEGQSHMVPGTGGITYNVKVGDYASGWKGDHVEPGVSIQLSDALKNSGLNCMACVGNEAKVISGEAKGKKGVVTGFHGGIEHTLIHFDDETLDKLAIGDKIQIKSVGNGLEIENYEDIKTYNLDPALFEKMGIKQLEDGSLQVDVVTEVPARLMGSGIGSPAFRGDYDIQTADPEDYKKFGLDKLRLGDIVLLRDCDTTYSRGYLKGAVTIGVVIHSDCIIGGHGPGVSTLLTCKESKIKGNQNPKANIANYLELK, translated from the coding sequence ATGTTAAAAATTAACAAAGAAAAGCTTGTTATGCAATCAGTGTGTGGGGAGATAAGTCACCCTAGAGCTCGCTCCTATCGTTTTGATACTGAGGGCCAGAGCCATATGGTTCCTGGAACTGGTGGAATTACCTATAATGTCAAAGTCGGCGATTATGCCAGTGGTTGGAAAGGTGATCATGTAGAGCCTGGTGTTAGTATCCAGTTATCTGACGCATTAAAAAATAGCGGCCTAAATTGTATGGCTTGTGTGGGTAATGAAGCTAAAGTAATAAGCGGGGAAGCTAAGGGTAAAAAAGGTGTAGTAACAGGCTTTCATGGTGGCATTGAGCATACATTAATCCATTTCGATGATGAAACTTTAGATAAGCTAGCTATCGGTGATAAGATTCAAATTAAATCCGTGGGTAATGGTTTAGAGATAGAGAACTACGAAGATATAAAAACTTATAACCTAGACCCAGCTTTATTTGAAAAAATGGGTATTAAACAGTTAGAGGATGGCTCTTTACAAGTTGATGTAGTAACAGAGGTTCCAGCTCGTTTGATGGGATCTGGAATCGGCTCACCAGCTTTTAGAGGAGATTATGATATTCAAACTGCCGATCCTGAGGATTACAAAAAGTTCGGCCTAGATAAATTGAGATTAGGTGACATAGTGCTACTAAGAGATTGCGATACTACGTATAGTAGAGGTTATCTAAAGGGAGCTGTGACAATCGGCGTGGTAATCCACAGTGATTGTATAATTGGGGGACATGGTCCTGGAGTTAGCACCCTGCTAACGTGCAAAGAAAGTAAGATTAAGGGTAACCAAAACCCAAAAGCTAATATTGCAAACTATTTGGAACTTAAATAA
- a CDS encoding RNA polymerase sigma factor → MEDHILITRFMHGERSAFIEVYEMYFQDVYNFTAYSIGVTSCEDVTQEVFLKVYRKMESFKGKSSIKSWIFNIARRTTYDYHRKHKKCLNVDDYYNKLITTITPEDVFEYKEDLEDVLRMLGSLKHEQRTAILLRRLHGFSIKETARIMGVKESKVKTLLHRGMKNLDKEVAKKISLECSPKGGVSKYE, encoded by the coding sequence TTGGAGGATCACATTTTAATTACTAGGTTTATGCATGGAGAACGGTCTGCCTTCATTGAGGTTTATGAAATGTACTTTCAAGATGTCTATAATTTTACTGCCTACTCTATCGGAGTAACCTCCTGTGAAGATGTAACTCAAGAAGTCTTTTTAAAAGTATATCGAAAAATGGAATCATTTAAAGGGAAAAGCAGTATCAAAAGTTGGATTTTTAACATAGCTAGAAGAACGACTTATGACTATCACAGAAAGCACAAAAAGTGCTTAAATGTAGATGACTACTACAATAAATTGATAACAACAATAACACCTGAAGATGTTTTTGAGTATAAGGAGGATTTAGAAGATGTTTTGCGAATGCTAGGGTCCTTAAAGCACGAGCAAAGAACGGCTATACTTTTAAGAAGATTACACGGTTTTAGCATTAAAGAAACTGCACGCATTATGGGTGTGAAAGAAAGTAAAGTGAAAACCCTACTTCATAGAGGTATGAAAAATCTAGATAAAGAAGTAGCAAAGAAAATTTCCTTAGAATGTTCTCCAAAGGGGGGAGTGAGCAAGTATGAATAA
- a CDS encoding YigZ family protein → MLNSYKTINNESVAKIDIKKSKFIGAAAPAQSEEQALAFIEKICKKHQSATHNVYAYQIGQNDEIQRCNDDGEPTKTAGKPILELIRKEELKNVVVVVTRYFGGIKLGTGGLIRAYGQSAKEALVQAKIGYMQLLTNVEITFDYTAHGKIENYLNPLGVVKDTSFSDKVQMCLMLKDDEIPKVRQQLLNITSGELSFNIKEKEYIFKEDKDN, encoded by the coding sequence TTGTTAAATAGTTATAAAACCATAAATAATGAGTCAGTGGCGAAAATCGATATAAAAAAGTCTAAGTTTATTGGAGCTGCGGCTCCAGCTCAATCTGAGGAGCAAGCCCTAGCCTTTATAGAAAAAATATGCAAAAAGCATCAAAGTGCTACACACAATGTCTATGCTTATCAGATTGGACAAAATGACGAAATTCAAAGATGTAATGACGATGGTGAACCAACAAAAACTGCAGGCAAGCCCATTTTAGAGCTTATAAGGAAAGAGGAGCTAAAAAATGTGGTTGTAGTGGTCACAAGATATTTTGGAGGTATAAAGCTAGGAACAGGCGGGTTAATCAGAGCTTATGGCCAGAGTGCTAAAGAAGCACTAGTTCAAGCAAAAATTGGCTATATGCAGCTTTTAACCAACGTAGAAATAACATTTGACTATACCGCCCATGGTAAAATAGAAAACTATCTAAATCCTTTAGGAGTAGTAAAAGATACCTCTTTTTCTGATAAAGTTCAGATGTGCCTAATGTTAAAAGATGATGAAATACCAAAGGTAAGGCAACAGCTATTAAATATTACTAGTGGTGAATTAAGTTTTAATATAAAAGAAAAAGAATACATCTTTAAGGAGGATAAAGACAATTGA
- a CDS encoding TIM barrel protein, giving the protein MIKFGPAGNSTLFYDEGNKSSLEIPKWLKQKGLNAYEYQCGRGVRVKEKFSSNLKSECDKYGIALSLHAPYFINLASTDREKLDKSVGHITKSLKATSDMGGSKIVVHPGSVPKGEDRDEVLARAKEFLKEVLDLTCDYSHVKIGLELMGKINQLGNLSEVIQLCLIDPNRCVPVIDFGHLHAREHGGLKNKGDFRRVIDKIGENLGKETVKNLHIHFSPIEYSKGGEKKHRIFDEKEFGPRFEDFAPVVVENKMQPTIICESSGKQTEDALFMKKLYEDLID; this is encoded by the coding sequence TTGATTAAATTCGGACCTGCTGGTAACTCTACACTGTTTTATGATGAAGGTAATAAAAGTTCTTTAGAAATCCCTAAGTGGCTTAAACAAAAAGGTTTAAATGCATACGAGTATCAATGTGGCAGAGGAGTAAGGGTAAAAGAGAAGTTTAGCTCTAACCTAAAAAGTGAATGTGATAAGTACGGTATTGCACTGAGTCTGCACGCGCCATATTTTATAAATTTAGCATCTACAGACAGAGAGAAATTAGATAAAAGTGTTGGACATATCACTAAATCGTTAAAAGCTACAAGCGACATGGGAGGGTCAAAAATAGTAGTTCACCCCGGCTCTGTTCCAAAAGGTGAGGATAGAGATGAGGTGCTAGCTCGGGCTAAAGAGTTTCTAAAAGAGGTACTAGATCTAACTTGCGACTACTCACATGTTAAGATAGGATTAGAGCTTATGGGTAAAATTAATCAGTTAGGGAACTTATCAGAGGTAATTCAGCTATGTTTAATAGACCCAAATCGGTGTGTGCCTGTTATAGATTTTGGACACTTGCATGCAAGGGAGCACGGAGGTTTGAAAAATAAAGGAGATTTTAGACGGGTAATAGATAAAATAGGAGAGAATTTAGGCAAAGAAACTGTTAAAAACTTACATATACATTTCAGCCCTATAGAATATAGCAAAGGAGGGGAAAAAAAGCACCGTATTTTTGATGAAAAGGAATTTGGGCCAAGATTCGAGGATTTTGCTCCTGTGGTTGTGGAAAACAAAATGCAGCCAACCATAATTTGTGAATCTTCTGGCAAACAGACGGAAGATGCCCTTTTCATGAAAAAATTGTATGAGGATTTAATTGATTGA
- a CDS encoding PEGA domain-containing protein has product MNKSKRNYNKISELPDVEIPLGTKERMLNNILEENDRYECSFFQRIFTHLKPIAFAASMIFLLFFVNSTVGIIPQSGMDEFEVNIASNVEGAEVFLDGEKIGKTPLSYTMDKEDKTRKLTVRKSGYLIWQGQFDSKGPQSFVQTFHSSDEFSLLASQNSVDIESGLKPANPNLVKLQSNTDKTSVILNNMWVGEAPITLELKDDYMNKVELIAPDREKITLTLTTGDELEMEHNDVAQLRYSDHGYSIQVNLEDLWIPKHSIWVNENIVINFLKKNNEYKAQAIDLAAQTINDIPVSETLDHVIQRDNYTAIDEASILFEQNNQSLLNISEFIEDRVNIHEGSFFRVQKDKEIIIKDAVSGKIYSALENNNYKVLNSERDALYLWSKAEQKILLYSLNEDDVKTFSLKGFPEELDGLTKVQQYKDMLILLIGDEMYFKENGEFRNPEGFNNMKHFSLDKNGQRLIIFMKENYINIWEYHLEKQNFKKLY; this is encoded by the coding sequence ATGAATAAATCAAAAAGAAATTATAATAAAATATCAGAGCTTCCCGATGTTGAAATTCCACTAGGAACAAAAGAAAGAATGTTAAATAACATACTAGAGGAAAATGATAGATATGAATGCTCATTTTTTCAAAGAATCTTCACTCACCTCAAACCTATCGCTTTTGCTGCATCAATGATATTTTTACTGTTTTTTGTCAATTCTACAGTAGGTATAATACCCCAAAGTGGTATGGATGAGTTTGAGGTAAATATAGCGTCTAATGTAGAGGGAGCAGAAGTGTTTTTAGATGGAGAAAAAATAGGTAAAACCCCATTATCATATACTATGGATAAGGAAGATAAAACCAGAAAATTAACTGTAAGAAAGTCTGGATACCTAATATGGCAGGGTCAATTTGACAGCAAAGGGCCACAAAGCTTTGTGCAAACCTTTCATTCATCGGATGAGTTTTCGCTATTAGCTAGTCAAAATTCTGTGGATATTGAAAGTGGACTAAAGCCTGCCAACCCAAATTTAGTAAAGCTGCAGTCTAATACTGATAAAACCTCTGTAATTTTAAATAATATGTGGGTTGGCGAAGCTCCCATAACCCTTGAATTAAAAGATGATTATATGAACAAAGTAGAGCTAATAGCCCCTGATAGAGAAAAAATCACTTTAACTTTAACCACAGGCGATGAACTAGAAATGGAGCATAATGATGTTGCGCAACTAAGGTACTCTGATCATGGTTATTCCATACAAGTCAACCTTGAAGATTTATGGATACCTAAACATTCAATTTGGGTCAATGAAAATATAGTGATAAACTTTCTAAAGAAAAACAATGAGTACAAAGCTCAGGCTATAGACTTAGCAGCACAAACAATTAATGACATACCGGTATCTGAGACATTAGACCATGTTATTCAAAGAGATAATTATACTGCGATAGACGAGGCAAGTATTTTGTTTGAGCAGAACAACCAATCCCTTTTAAATATCTCTGAGTTTATAGAGGATAGAGTTAACATTCACGAGGGTAGTTTCTTTAGGGTACAAAAGGACAAAGAAATTATTATCAAAGATGCAGTAAGCGGAAAAATTTATTCCGCTTTGGAAAACAATAATTATAAAGTGTTAAACTCAGAAAGGGATGCTTTATATTTATGGTCAAAAGCAGAGCAGAAAATATTACTTTACTCCTTAAATGAAGATGATGTTAAAACATTTTCACTTAAAGGTTTTCCAGAGGAGTTAGACGGATTAACTAAAGTTCAACAGTATAAAGATATGTTGATTCTGTTAATTGGAGATGAAATGTATTTTAAAGAGAACGGGGAATTTAGAAACCCTGAAGGTTTTAATAACATGAAACATTTCAGCTTAGATAAGAATGGGCAGCGACTTATAATTTTCATGAAAGAGAATTATATTAATATATGGGAGTATCATCTGGAAAAACAAAATTTCAAAAAACTTTACTAA
- a CDS encoding HAD family hydrolase, with protein MLKAVLFDLDGTLLTLDIETFLPRYVKSISRKAQHKIPNNIFQKALFAGTEEMVKNVQKDKSNQEVFMETFFSLVNIDKKEILPMLDEFYKNDFSNLQSDITAVPGAKEAVKFCKDNGLKVVLATNPVFPKEATYERIRWAGLNATDFNLITSYENMSATKPNLEYYQQILDKLGIRGKEAMMVGNDCQEDLCAAKLGMKTFLVDDGLVIDRSGGNYTVDLKGSLKEFPDKIRPLI; from the coding sequence ATGTTAAAAGCAGTGCTATTTGATTTAGATGGAACGTTGCTAACTTTAGATATTGAAACTTTTTTGCCCAGATATGTAAAAAGTATTTCCCGAAAAGCACAACATAAGATTCCAAATAATATCTTTCAGAAAGCTTTATTCGCAGGAACAGAGGAAATGGTGAAAAATGTTCAAAAAGATAAGTCAAATCAAGAAGTATTTATGGAGACCTTTTTCTCTTTAGTAAATATTGATAAAAAGGAAATCTTACCTATGCTAGACGAATTTTACAAAAATGACTTTAGTAATTTACAAAGTGACATAACAGCTGTGCCAGGAGCCAAAGAAGCTGTAAAGTTTTGCAAAGATAATGGTCTAAAAGTGGTACTAGCGACTAACCCTGTTTTCCCAAAAGAAGCTACTTATGAGAGAATTAGATGGGCTGGACTTAACGCAACTGATTTTAATTTAATAACTTCTTATGAAAATATGAGCGCTACAAAGCCCAACTTAGAATACTATCAGCAGATTCTTGATAAATTAGGTATACGAGGTAAAGAGGCCATGATGGTTGGAAACGATTGTCAAGAAGACCTTTGTGCAGCAAAGCTAGGTATGAAAACTTTTTTAGTTGACGATGGCCTAGTTATTGATAGAAGCGGTGGAAACTATACAGTGGACCTTAAAGGTTCTTTGAAGGAATTCCCAGATAAAATTCGACCGTTAATCTAA